CCGTCGACACCCTTTTCGGCCGCTGGATGCACGCCACGGGCTGGGCCGGACCGCTGGTGGTGCTCGGGTTCGCGGGCACCTGGGCGCTTCCGCTGCTGACCTCGGTGGTCGCCGGCGACGTGTTCGCCGCCGAGGACCGGCTCGGCACCTGGCGCCACCTCCTCGTGGCGGTCCGGTCGCCCAGGCGGATCTTCGCCGCGAAGGCGTGCGCCAGCCTCACCGTCCTCCTGCTGCTCGTGGCCGGAATGGCCTGTTCCAGCGCGGCCGGTGGGGTCGTGGCGGTCGGCGACCAGCCGCTGGTCGGCCTCGACGGCCACCTGCTGACGCCGGCGGACGCCGCGGTCAAGGTCCTGCTCGCCTGGGTCTGCGTCCTCGCTCCGACCCTTGCCCTCGCCGGGATCGGACTGCTCGGTTCCGTCGCGCTGGGGCGCTCCCCGATGGGACTGCTGCTGCCCGTGCTCGTCGCCCTCGCGATGCAGCTCGCCCAGATGATGCCGCTGCCCGTCGCCGTACGCCTCGCCCTGCCCAGCTACGCCTTCATCGCCTGGAACGGCCTGTTCACCGGCCCGGCCCAGCTCGCCCCGCTCCTGATCGGCATCGGCGTCAGCCTGGCCTGGGCCGTGCTGGCGACAGCGCTGGCCTACCTGCTGTTCCTGCGGCGCGACTTCACGAACCTGAGCTACGACGGCTCGGGCCGCCGCGCGGTGACGGTCGGAGTGCTCCCGCCGGCCGGGCTGGTCGCCGTGACGGTTGCGGTCCTCACCACGTCGACCTCGGCCACGGCGACCGGCTCCGGGATCGGTCAGGAGAAGGTGCAGGGCTCGGTCGCCACGGCATTCGCCCACCTGTACCGCATGCAGACCGAGCAGCTCCACCGGCCCGCCGTCACCGAGGACCGGCTGAGGGCCACGGCGACGTGCAACAAGGGCAGCCTCCAGGTCGCCGCGCAGGGACCGGGCAACGACTGGCGCTGCGTCGTCTCCTGGCATCTCCCCGGCGTCCAGGCCGTGGGGCAGGCCGTCTACCAGCTCGACGTGACCCCGGACGGGCGGTACATGGCCGATGGCGATGGGCCGAAGGAAGTCAACGGCTACTTCCTGGTGCGGACCCCGGAGGGGGACGCACCGAACCCGCTGTGGCAGTTCGACGGCAGTGTCGAACTTCTCTCCACCTCGAAGGGATGACTCCATGCAGGTCATACGCCGCCGTCGGCATGACGGGATCGACCGTGCCGGCCTTCTCGACAGACGCTTCAGGCGCTTCAGCCGCCGCAGCGCCCTGGCAACGGCCACCGCGGTCGTCCTCGCCGCCACCGCCGGCATCGGTTATGCCCAGACGCACCAGTTCGGCACCGACCAGGTCGGCCAGAAGACGGCTGATGGCCAGGTCATCTCCAGCGACCAGTACATCGCCCCGTACGGCGACCGCCTCGTCATCGACAACGGCAAGATCATGTCCTCCTCGGTCAGCCCGGACGGCACCCACGTCGCGGCCTCGCTGACCGACGGCGGAGCGGCGCTGGCCATCGTCGACCGCAAGAACTGGAAGGTGCAGCAGCTCGTCAGCGCCTCCGCGTCGTCGAACCCGCGCATCAGCAGCAACTCCGTGGGCCAGGAAGGCCCCACGTACTCGCCCGACGGCAAGCAGCTGTGGTTGGGACAGACCGACGGCTACACCAAGTTCACCGTGGGCCCGGACGGCAGCGTCGCCGACCCGACGTTCATCAAGATCCCTGCGGACGGATCCAAGCGCGCGCTGGTGGGCGAGCCGGTGTTCTCGTCCGACGGCTCCACCGTGTACGCGGCGGTCAACGGACAGAACCGGGTCGTTGCCCTCGATGCGGCGACCGGGGCCATCACACACAGCTGGGACGTGGGCAACGCCCCGCGTGACATGGTCAAGGTCGGCGACAAGCTCTACGTCAGCAACGAGGGCGGCCGTCCGGCCAAGCCCGGCGACACCACGATCAACTCCTACAACACCCAGGTGCCCGCCAACCCGAAGACCGGTGCCACCACCACCGGCACGGTCAGCGTCATCGACCTGACGAAGCCGGATGCCGCCGTCGGGAGCATCGAGGTCGGTCTGCACCCGACCGCCCTGTACGCCAAGGGCGGGGCACTGTTCGTCACCAACACCGCCACCAACAACGTGTCCGTCATCAACACCGCCCGCGACAAGGTCGTGCAGACCATCGCCACCCGTCCCTGGCCGGAGGCGTCGGTGGGCTACGAGCCCAACGCGGTGACGCTCACCGACGACGGTCATCTGCTGGTGACGCTCGGCCGCGCCAACGCGGTCGCCGTGTACAAGTACAAGAGCCCCCAGGAGCCGGTCAGTTACGTCGGTCTGCTCCCCACGGACTACTTCCCCGCGGAGATCGCCACGGTCGGCAACCAGGTGCTGGTCTCCAACACCCGCGGTATCGATGCCCGCCGCGCCAACCCCAGTGGCGCGCACGGCACCCACGACACCACCTCCAGCCTGCAGCGATTCACCCTGCCGGACGACAGCGTCATCAGGTCCGAGACGGCCAAGGTCTTCAAGCAGAACGGCTGGATGGGGCACTCGGTCATGAAGACCGACGGCAAGAGCGACACGAAGCCGGTAGCGGTCCCGCAGCGGCTCGGCGCCCCCTCGACGATCAAGCACGTCTTCCTGATCGTCAAGGAGAACCGGACGTATGACCAGGTCTTCGGCGACATCCCGCAGGGCAACGGCGACGCGAAGCTGGCGCAGTTCGGCGAGAACGTGACGCCGAACCAGCACGCGATGGCCCGGCAGTTCGGTCTGTACGACAACACCTACGACATCGGAACGAACTCCGCCGAAGGCCACAACTGGCTGATGCAGAGCGACAATCCGGAGTACACCGAGTCCTCGGCCGGTGAGTACCAGCGCAGCTACGACACCGAGAACGACGCGCTCGGCCACCAGAAGTCCGGTTTTCTGTGGACCGGTGCGCAGGCGGCGGGCAAGTCCGTCAAGGACTTCGGTGAGTTCCAGTCGGTGGAGAGCAAACCGACCGGAGCGTCCTGGCAGAACCTGTACTGCGACGCCAAGACGATGGACGCAACCGGGCAGCCCACGGCCTACCCCATCAAGACCGGGTCGGCGATCCCCTCGCTCAACGACGTGTCGGTGCCCGGCTTCCCGATGTTCGACCTCGACGTCCCGGACATCTACAAGTACCAGGTCTGGAAGCAGGACTTCGAGAAGAACGGGCCGGCGAACCTGAACATGTTCTGGTTCTCCAACGACCACACCGGTGGTCCCGCGAGCCCGTCCGCCCAGGTCGCGGACAACGACCTCGCGGTCGGCAAGATGGTCGACAAGATCTCGCACAGCAAGTACTGGAAGAACTCGGCCATCTTCGTCGTCGAGGACGACTCCCAGGCCGGCCTCGACCACGTCGACGGGCACCGGGCCCCGATCCAGATCATCAGCCCCTGGGCACGGCACGGCAGGACCGACAGCCACTACTACACCCAGATCACGATGATCCGGACCATCGAGCAGATCCTCGGCATCCACCCGATGAACCAGAAGGACAGCGCGGCCAGCCCCATGAGCGGCGCCTTCACCCCCTACCCGGACACCACGCCGTTCAAGGCGCAGCCCAACCGCGTCCCACTCACCGACGGCCTGAAGACCCAGCCGCCCTGCGGCTCGGACACCCCGGCACCGCAGAACCCCAAGGCAGCGGCCGTCGCGCCCGCGAAGGTACCCGCGGACAAGAAGAACCTGGCGGCGACCTGGGACAAGTGGAAGTCCAAGCAGCGGCTGACCGGCCCGCACGCCGTCCCCGACTACGCCAACCCCGCCCAGATGAACCACCTCACCTGGTACGAGACGCACAACTGGAACAAGCCGTACCCGGGCGAGAACAAGATCTACGCGCCGCAGGACGTGCCCGGGGCGTACCTTCCTTCCTCGGAGAACGACGGCTGATGCCTGCTGACGGCTGAGCGGGGCGGCAAGGCATTCAACGATGAGGTCACTGCAAGAGTGCACCCGGCGGCGCCCCGTCGGAGTGCGCGCAGTACCTGGCCGGAGTTGGCGAAGTCGGTGTCTGCCTTGCCCCCCGACCGGAGGTGAAGCCTCGCCGAGCCCGCATTGGCGGATGTCACGAACAGAAAGGGGCAGGCGGACTTAACAGATGCCGCACCGACGCCACCTGTGTCAGGCAGCGGAGTCGTTACCGCATACGCCGTTCCAACTCGGGCAGGAGAGATCGTCATGGAAATGCTCAAGCGCTGCGAGAAGGCCGTCGAACGCTGGGAGCACGACCTGGTCCGCCGGGTGCAGGGGCGCGACTCCGTCGAACTCTTCGACGCGCTGCGGCAGCACTGCGACGACCATGCGGTGGTGTGCAGCCCGAGCCGCACCCTGGTTCCCAATGTCTACACCGTCGGCCTCGCGGCTTCGGTTCGCGCCGGTCTGGATGTGTGTGATGCCTCGCTCAGCCAGGAACTGGCCGACGTGCTCGCCCACCACGGCGCCGAGTGCGCGTATGAATGGGCGGGCCCCCTCACCGTCCGCGTCACCCACGCTGAAGTGCCGGCCAACGGCCGGTACGAAATAACCAGTGCGGCCTTGGCGAACATCCCCCCGGTGCCCACCGCAAGCCGGTAGTTCGGCGCACCCCCTGAGGCCGACGCCGTTGCCTTTGGCCCTGGTGAGCGCGCTGACTGCTCGTCGACCTACTCGTCGACGGACGGCTCGGGCTTCGCGCGGAGTTCGTCGAGCCGCAGGAACGCCAGCGCGCGGCGCATCAGATCGATGAGTTCCTCGGGCTCGTCCTGCCAGGCCCAGTGCTCCATGGTGACGGTGAAGGCATCCAGCACCGCGGTGGTCAGCAGACGCACTTCAAGACTGTCGGGTGGGGCGTCCGCACGCGCCGCCAGCGCGGGCGCGAGCCGTTCCTGCATCTCCCGCCCCGCGGCGAGCCAGCGCATCTTCAGGACGGGGACGGTCCCCAGGACCCGGACCAGTCCGCGGGCCCGGGCGGCGTCCTCCAGGCGTCGCTCGGCCGTCGCCGTCCCGAAGGACGCCTCGATGGCGGCACTGAGCGGTTCCTCGGCCGGGTGTTCCGCGAGGACGTCCACGAGTTGGCCGACGCTGGAGGCGAAGAGCGGGGTGAGGGCGTCCTCCTTCGCCGGGCAGTAGCGGTAGAAGGTGCGCAGGGAGATGCCCGCGGCCGAGGCGATGTCCTCGACCGTCGTCGTGTCGTAACCGCGGTCGGCGAACAGGGTCGCCGCGGCCTCCGCGATCTCCAGCCGGGTCTGAAGGCGCCGCTGTTCCGTCAGGGACGGACGGCCCCGCGCTGCCGCCATTGTGTGCTCCTTGCCGTGCTTCGCCTCGGCCCCTATTGTCACAGACAGAATTTGTGGCATGTCGTGCCATAAAAGCGGTAGGTTGATCGAAGGCTGATCAGGAGCCGATCGGCCAGCGGCCCGTCCGGCGTCAGCGAAGGAGCCGACCATGTCCCGCACATACCTCATCACCGGAGCTGCCTCCGGCATCGGCAAGGCCACCGCCACCCGGCTCACGGAGCAGGGGCACACGGTCATCGGCGCCGACCTCAAGGACGCCGACATCGTCGCGGACCTCGCCACCCCCGGCGGCCGGGCCCAACTGATCCAGCGCGCAAGTGAGTTGAGCGGTGGCCGGCTCGACGCCGTGATCGCGGGCGCCGGCCTCGCCGGTTTCGAGCCGCGCGCCGTCAGCGTCAACTACTTCGGCGCGGTCGCCACGCTGGAAGGGCTGCGCCCCCTGCTGGCCGCCGGCACGGACCCGCGCGCCGTCGTCATCGCCTCGATCGCCTCCGTCCACCCCCACGACGCGGCCATCGCCGACGCGGCGCTCGCCGGTGACGAGGAAGCGGCGCTGGCCGCCGCCCGGGCCGCCGTCGACCGGGGAGAGGGCTATGCGATCTACGGCTCGACCAAGGCCGCCCTCGCCCGATGGATACGCCGCACCGCCGTGACCGCCGACTGGGCGGGCGCCGGCATCCCCCTCAACGGCATCGCCCCCGGAACGGTCCTCACCCCCATGACCGAACCCATGCTGGCCAGCCCCGACGTGCGCAAGATCGTCGACGAGACCGTCCCCATGCCGCTCCACGGCCACGCCCGGCCGGCCCAGATCGCACCCCTCCTGAGCTGGCTCACCTCTCCCGAGAACGAGCTGGTCACCGGCCAGGTCGTCTTCATCGACGGCGGCGCCGACGCCGTACTGCGCGGCGACGGCACGTGGTGAACGGTCCAGGGAAGCGGTTGATCAGGGACAGCCCGCAGTCACCGCAGCCCGCAGTCACCGCAGTCCGCAGTCATCGGAGGCCCATCCATGCACACGCTCACCCGTACCACCGTCGTCACGGCCGACCCCGATGACGTCTGGCAGGTCATCGGCACGTTCGGCGGCCTCGCCGACTGGCACCCCCTGCTGCCGCCGTCGGTGATCGAGGACGGGGCCGATCCCGAGACGCCCGGGGCGATACAGGCGTTCTCCGCCAACGGCCACGTGGTCATCCGGGAACGACTCCTGGAGAAGGACGACTCTCGCCGGATGTTCCGCTACACCATCCATGAATCCGCCGTCCCCGTCTCTGACTACGTCTCCACGCTGTCCGTGCACCCGCACCACGCAGGCGCCGAGATTCGCTGGGTCGCGACCTACGAGGCCGCCGACGAACGCGTCTCCGAGATCGAGAAGCACTTCGGCGACACCATCTACGCCGCCGGCCTGGAAAGCCTCAAAGAACGCTTCGCCTCGCCCGCCTAGACCCCTTTGCCGCAACGCTGCCCAGCCGTCCCCACGCGTGCCGACTCGGGAGATCTATGGGCAGGATGGTCCCATGGCCAAATTGCCGTCGAAGCGCCCCGCCTCCCATGGCTCCGTGCTGTCCTTGTGGTCGCAGGACTCGGTGCTGTCGATCGGCTCGGTGGGGTCGGTCTTGTCCATTGGGAGCATCGGCTCGACCCTGTCCGTCGCCTCGGTCGGGAGCACCCTGTCGGCCGGCTCGATTGGTTCCGCCCTGTCGCTGATCTCAGCCGGATCATGGCTGAGCAGGGGCTCACTGCTCTCCGCACAGTCGCAGTGGTCGGTGCTGTCCTGGCGTTCCTCTCGCGGCTTCCTGTCGGCCGGGGCAGTGGGGGCGGTGGCCGGAGCAGGTCTGCTCC
The sequence above is a segment of the Streptomyces lydicus genome. Coding sequences within it:
- a CDS encoding alkaline phosphatase family protein; protein product: MQVIRRRRHDGIDRAGLLDRRFRRFSRRSALATATAVVLAATAGIGYAQTHQFGTDQVGQKTADGQVISSDQYIAPYGDRLVIDNGKIMSSSVSPDGTHVAASLTDGGAALAIVDRKNWKVQQLVSASASSNPRISSNSVGQEGPTYSPDGKQLWLGQTDGYTKFTVGPDGSVADPTFIKIPADGSKRALVGEPVFSSDGSTVYAAVNGQNRVVALDAATGAITHSWDVGNAPRDMVKVGDKLYVSNEGGRPAKPGDTTINSYNTQVPANPKTGATTTGTVSVIDLTKPDAAVGSIEVGLHPTALYAKGGALFVTNTATNNVSVINTARDKVVQTIATRPWPEASVGYEPNAVTLTDDGHLLVTLGRANAVAVYKYKSPQEPVSYVGLLPTDYFPAEIATVGNQVLVSNTRGIDARRANPSGAHGTHDTTSSLQRFTLPDDSVIRSETAKVFKQNGWMGHSVMKTDGKSDTKPVAVPQRLGAPSTIKHVFLIVKENRTYDQVFGDIPQGNGDAKLAQFGENVTPNQHAMARQFGLYDNTYDIGTNSAEGHNWLMQSDNPEYTESSAGEYQRSYDTENDALGHQKSGFLWTGAQAAGKSVKDFGEFQSVESKPTGASWQNLYCDAKTMDATGQPTAYPIKTGSAIPSLNDVSVPGFPMFDLDVPDIYKYQVWKQDFEKNGPANLNMFWFSNDHTGGPASPSAQVADNDLAVGKMVDKISHSKYWKNSAIFVVEDDSQAGLDHVDGHRAPIQIISPWARHGRTDSHYYTQITMIRTIEQILGIHPMNQKDSAASPMSGAFTPYPDTTPFKAQPNRVPLTDGLKTQPPCGSDTPAPQNPKAAAVAPAKVPADKKNLAATWDKWKSKQRLTGPHAVPDYANPAQMNHLTWYETHNWNKPYPGENKIYAPQDVPGAYLPSSENDG
- a CDS encoding SDR family oxidoreductase — protein: MSRTYLITGAASGIGKATATRLTEQGHTVIGADLKDADIVADLATPGGRAQLIQRASELSGGRLDAVIAGAGLAGFEPRAVSVNYFGAVATLEGLRPLLAAGTDPRAVVIASIASVHPHDAAIADAALAGDEEAALAAARAAVDRGEGYAIYGSTKAALARWIRRTAVTADWAGAGIPLNGIAPGTVLTPMTEPMLASPDVRKIVDETVPMPLHGHARPAQIAPLLSWLTSPENELVTGQVVFIDGGADAVLRGDGTW
- a CDS encoding TetR/AcrR family transcriptional regulator, giving the protein MAAARGRPSLTEQRRLQTRLEIAEAAATLFADRGYDTTTVEDIASAAGISLRTFYRYCPAKEDALTPLFASSVGQLVDVLAEHPAEEPLSAAIEASFGTATAERRLEDAARARGLVRVLGTVPVLKMRWLAAGREMQERLAPALAARADAPPDSLEVRLLTTAVLDAFTVTMEHWAWQDEPEELIDLMRRALAFLRLDELRAKPEPSVDE
- a CDS encoding SRPBCC family protein, whose product is MHTLTRTTVVTADPDDVWQVIGTFGGLADWHPLLPPSVIEDGADPETPGAIQAFSANGHVVIRERLLEKDDSRRMFRYTIHESAVPVSDYVSTLSVHPHHAGAEIRWVATYEAADERVSEIEKHFGDTIYAAGLESLKERFASPA
- a CDS encoding ABC transporter permease produces the protein MTATHARESTGAGTRRAPVARCYRFELVKLVSQWRIRLLVLACWSAPALFVAAVSQQSTLPVDTLFGRWMHATGWAGPLVVLGFAGTWALPLLTSVVAGDVFAAEDRLGTWRHLLVAVRSPRRIFAAKACASLTVLLLLVAGMACSSAAGGVVAVGDQPLVGLDGHLLTPADAAVKVLLAWVCVLAPTLALAGIGLLGSVALGRSPMGLLLPVLVALAMQLAQMMPLPVAVRLALPSYAFIAWNGLFTGPAQLAPLLIGIGVSLAWAVLATALAYLLFLRRDFTNLSYDGSGRRAVTVGVLPPAGLVAVTVAVLTTSTSATATGSGIGQEKVQGSVATAFAHLYRMQTEQLHRPAVTEDRLRATATCNKGSLQVAAQGPGNDWRCVVSWHLPGVQAVGQAVYQLDVTPDGRYMADGDGPKEVNGYFLVRTPEGDAPNPLWQFDGSVELLSTSKG
- a CDS encoding FhaA domain-containing protein, producing MEMLKRCEKAVERWEHDLVRRVQGRDSVELFDALRQHCDDHAVVCSPSRTLVPNVYTVGLAASVRAGLDVCDASLSQELADVLAHHGAECAYEWAGPLTVRVTHAEVPANGRYEITSAALANIPPVPTASR